One Asterias rubens chromosome 1, eAstRub1.3, whole genome shotgun sequence genomic region harbors:
- the LOC117293392 gene encoding uncharacterized protein LOC117293392, with amino-acid sequence MSQRMVLCYGVVLLLFSILTTSLSEDSCNGQTGPAGLTICQHDTDTGKLGWFSCVSNSYIKLKTKGMEQCTMGYDYCLYGCTSEEVQTHFCECSAPTEYTPADSAIPAWCFDPDGRNCIWYRECLDQKHPCEDADNGYALSYGEHFCSLYTSNVENSKFSQNAVEWIDDVRRCLQVALVPLIRPWQTVTCGDIKRVAFDSHAGCYTSPAQGAPSICSLGARDWLAIFWTIKGSFVSATAETLKEMVQVAGKCSWDYGSEMLSSASLKIRIIFDWFGGNGDEIAKEVGDKIALLHGWDDRTLIWFAYVPPGTDTTDGIDVIIMIADKLTLELTSAPDAPIVNLTMTTQHLVDSVREGELTELELNMGNVTISSSISMCVNPSCTDDGNSSQGLRMNPLNYFLSAITTLAVIMSRGTLI; translated from the coding sequence ATGTCACAGAGGATGGTTCTATGTTATGGTGTTGTTTTGCTGCTTTTCAGCATTTTAACAACATCACTGTCGGAGGATTCCTGTAATGGTCAGACCGGTCCAGCGGGGTTGACTATATGTCAACATGATACAGACACTGGAAAACTCGGTTGGTTCTCTTGCGTTTCCAATTCCTACATCAAGCTGAAGACGAAAGGCATGGAGCAGTGTACGATGGGCTATGACTACTGTCTGTACGGGTGTACCAGTGAAGAAGTGCAGACACATTTCTGCGAGTGCAGTGCACCGACTGAATATACGCCAGCCGATTCCGCAATACCCGCGTGGTGTTTTGATCCCGATGGTAGAAACTGCATCTGGTACAGAGAGTGTTTGGATCAGAAACATCCATGTGAGGATGCAGACAACGGATACGCTTTGTCATATGGGGAACATTTTTGCTCCCTCTATACATCAAACGTTGAGAACTCAAAATTCAGCCAAAATGCGGTGGAGTGGATCGATGATGTACGGCGCTGCCTCCAGGTCGCACTGGTTCCGTTAATCCGACCGTGGCAGACAGTGACTTGTGGAGACATCAAGCGTGTTGCGTTTGACTCTCACGCTGGGTGTTACACATCACCCGCACAAGGTGCACCTTCAATTTGCTCACTTGGAGCCCGGGACTGGCTAGCCATCTTCTGGACGATCAAGGGGAGCTTCGTCTCAGCAACGGCAGAAACTCTCAAAGAAATGGTCCAAGTGGCAGGCAAATGTTCTTGGGACTATGGGTCGGAAATGCTCTCATCTGCTTCACTTAAAATCCGAATCATCTTTGACTGGTTTGGTGGAAATGGCGATGAAATCGCAAAGGAAGTCGGTGATAAAATTGCACTTCTACATGGTTGGGATGACCGCACTCTTATTTGGTTTGCATATGTTCCTCCAGGCACTGATACCACTGATGGAATTGATGTAATTATCATGATCGCTGATAAACTCACCCTTGAACTTACGAGTGCTCCCGATGCCCCCATTGTCAACCTCACTATGACAACCCAACACCTTGTCGACAGTGTTAGAGAAGGAGAGTTAACAGAGCTTGAGCTCAACATGGGTAATGTCACAATATCTTCATCAATATCCATGTGTGTTAACCCTAGCTGCACAGATGATGGAAACTCATCTCAAGGGCTCCGTATGAACCCCCTTAACTACTTCTTGTCTGCGATTACAACACTTGCAGTCATAATGAGCCGTGGTACACTGATCTGA